The following is a genomic window from SAR324 cluster bacterium.
GTAGGCCGCTCTAACACAAACTGATCGAGGAGGAACACAATGATTTTTTCATTGTTTCCCAGCTTGCGTTGTTAGCAAAAGCGGGGATTTCCGTAACAATTGAACCAACTGAGAGAATAGAAATGGACCTCGTCGCGCACACGGATTACCGAAATGAAGTCAGTTTCGATAGCACCACCCCAGCTGTACGAAATGACATCAGTCAACCGCCACCATCTACAAATTTTCAAGAGAGTACTTCTTATGCAGACAGCCTTGTCAAGGAAACTCGAAGGCGAGGTCGTCCTCTGAAGCTTGACAAGCCGCTCAGGACACGCATGGGCTTCCGAATTTCTGATGAGATGCTTCAAG
Proteins encoded in this region:
- a CDS encoding ribbon-helix-helix protein, CopG family; translation: MDLVAHTDYRNEVSFDSTTPAVRNDISQPPPSTNFQESTSYADSLVKETRRRGRPLKLDKPLRTRMGFRISDEMLQEVEALCEQTGLSKTDLILQAIQSYIDSNRSLTGTEQHS